The genomic DNA ACTCAGCTCATGATCTTCAGTTCAGCTGGGATGGAAAACGGGATGTATTCAGGGACATCTCCTTCTCTCTTCAATCTGGTGAGATTTTTTGCATTATTGGTCCGAATGGAACCGGTAAATCCACTCTTATGAAATGCATGATTGATATTCTGGAATATCAGAATGGAGTAGCCATGATTGATGGGACTGATATCAGAAAAATTGACCGGAAAACTCTTGCAAAAAAAATCGCATATGTTCCCCAGGGCTATCAGGTTGCATTTCCCTATTCAGTTCTTGAATATGTTCTGATGGGTCGGGCCCCATATATTTCTGCCTTTTCTTCTCCGGATGAGAATGATCTGAATATTGCTCTTCGTGCAATCCAGGAAGCAGGAATAATGCATCTCATGCATAAATCAGTAAATGAAGTCAGTGGTGGAGAGCATCAGATGGCGTTAATTGCCCGGGCGCTAGCTCAGGAACCTGAACTCTTACTCCTTGATGAACCAACATCACATCTTGATTTTGGAAACCAGATGCAGGTTCTCTATCTTGTTGAGCGACTCAAAGAAAAGGGAATTACCATTGTCATGACATCACATTTTCCAGACCATGCATTTATGGTATCGGATCTTGTCGGGATCATGAAAAACGGATCATTTGTCACTATCGGACCTGCTGAAAAGGTAATCACCA from Methanospirillum hungatei JF-1 includes the following:
- a CDS encoding ABC transporter ATP-binding protein, giving the protein MGITYSAHDLQFSWDGKRDVFRDISFSLQSGEIFCIIGPNGTGKSTLMKCMIDILEYQNGVAMIDGTDIRKIDRKTLAKKIAYVPQGYQVAFPYSVLEYVLMGRAPYISAFSSPDENDLNIALRAIQEAGIMHLMHKSVNEVSGGEHQMALIARALAQEPELLLLDEPTSHLDFGNQMQVLYLVERLKEKGITIVMTSHFPDHAFMVSDLVGIMKNGSFVTIGPAEKVITNMTLKETYMVDIHVEFVEIAGRKVCIPIKNIPGCKCPVHPISSFQQN